cctttttattttgctaCGAAATGTAAGCTGGATATTAAACAAATCAATATCATCACATATATCGAGATACGTACTTTCCTAAATTTGTTAATTagaaagaaatatgaaaaaatgcaTGTACCTAACatatgaatatattttattttaaatcaattcatttttaattcctAATATATaaccatgtttaaaaaaaatattagattgATGTAGTGTCCATCGACACGCTATCTGATGTTACCCAGCCACTTTCTCCCTGGACTTCAAGCTCAATCGAGATTGAAAACATAGAAGACTTGGATAAAACTCTTCaatttgtaagtatttttattacttattatttCGAACTCTTTAATGAACAATATATTTCTAGAAAATGGTtgcattaataataatactaaattATGCGGAACTTATCGAATTCTCTATTAACTAAATATAATGAGAgcctttttcaatatttgtttttgataattacCCCCTCTTTAAAATTAAGTCGACCATTTTCTACTTACAAAACAATTAAGCAacatttgtgtttatttttttaaaggtcctAGAAGATCAATCAAACCCAAATTGTTCAAACAAAAACCATACATCTGTTTCTAAAGGAACAGTTAAAGAATATCTATCTCATGGTGAAGGCAAAGtgctaaaaacattttttaaatcacacGGAAAACTAGACCAATTTAACAGAAATCGTTTAGCATCAATTATCATTGCTAAGGAGTTTGAGTTGGTTAACAGTTCAAATGaaaatgactttaaaataaCCACAGAAAGATTTAAAGAACTCACACAACAAATACTCGAAATTTTTCCTACTGAATCACCATCTATATACTTCAACCCATATATGAAAGACACAAAACGAAGGGCATCTGGAAAACTGTGGGAACGattgcaaacatttaaaaaaacaattcgacgaTCTAAGGCACTTTCAATCCAACATTCAGATTCAACACCAACTATTAAAACCtcggaaattgaaaaaattaatgaaaaattacaGTTCCTTTATAACTATCTAGAACCATAtgataaaattgttgaattttggAATGATACTGTAGAAGCAAGGGCTGAACTTTTTAAACCAGAATCAAATCTAACAATAGGTTCATATGTGGACAAATTTCCTATTTTAAAGAGTGCTGAAGgatataaactttataaaatagattttgaccATTACTACAAGGACAAATCAAACAATTTGCTACACAAGTGGACTGAAATAAACACGAAACTCATAAACATtgctgaaaagaaaaataaaccagAAATAAAGaatcttttaacatttaaaagcaACATAATTGGATTCTTTCTTTTACCATATCTTTTATCCactccagtcttaggaaaaagaaaacttacaCAGACTAAACGCAGCACGAAGCTTGAAAGTGCtgattccttttttatttttgtttcggtAAGATTTGTTGTATGACTTATAAATAcattatatttaagtttatcttcacatttttctatttttctttctgtagtttttagttgtttatgcATTCAATTTCActacaaatttaatatattgactaaacaaatttaaattttcagtgCTCAAGCCGAATTCAAGAAAAGTTGGTAGAGGTAAGGAGATTGCTTCAAGTCAATAAGCAAACCTTACAACCAACTGTAATTCTTGTGGGTGAAAATAAAGCTGATATCACGGAGGCATATTTAGCAATTGATGACAGTCTGTACAACTGCGAAGGTCCCATAGAGGCAATAGATGCATGCTTCAAGAGCTACACAGCATTGAACGCCAAATTTCCTGAGTCCGCACATCATATTTGGATGCTCATCCAAAAGTACATTTATAATATCAGCACCGTACACGACAAAAATTACACTACAGTTAACTCGCTAATTAGCGACCTTACGTAAGTCCTTagcattataatttttttttttgcttaaatatattaaaagttaagttactataatttattttaaatggagTGCTTTAAATGCAATGTATTTCATGCATCATTTCAAACTTATGTTCAACACttgaaacataaacataaatatgtaaatatatataaatgtcaaaaatgtaatgaagaaagatcatttatttattttaatagttttaaaaaacacataagCAAGCATTTTATGAATCCTTTGGATAAATTTGCAAAACATTTAGGTGAAAAAAATACTCACATAATTCCTCATAATACAATTGATGTGGAAAACCCATTTCAAACCGGGGGTTCACTACAAAATATAAGCATTAACATTTTAAGAGATAATGCTAATTTAGAACTCATTTCGAACCTTTACAAGAAAAATAGTATATGTAAAAAGGATGTGCAGTACATAGTAACAGCTTTTGACGCCTATTTTAACAGCGATTTCcttaaaactctttttaaaGGTGTTAATAAAAGTTATGCGCAGGCTATACAAAATCCTTTCAAACATATCTCGACAGAATATAAACGAATAAACATGTTAAGAGAAAATGGTTTGTACTTTTCTTCATCGTCTGCCACTATAGGCAATCGACTAGATTATACAAATCTTGAAAATCGCACAATACTTCAAAACATCACAGTGaaggaaaaatatatttcacttaAGCGTTATATGATTGTGTTTTTAGAAAATAGTTCGGTTTTCGATCATATAATGGAGTATATTAACGAATTGAAACTTGAAACCAATTCTGTTAGTAACGTAATGCAAACCgcgttttggaaagaaaaagTTACTCAATATTCTCCTCAATGTATTGTTCTACCATTACTTGTGTACTTCGATGACTTCGAGGTTAATAACCCTCTTGGTTCAAGGAATGGCTACCAAAAGATAGGTGGTGTTTACGTGTCGTTTCCGTTTCTTTCGCCGCTGTATCGTTCcaaattagaaaatatttttgtgacaTTATTGTTTCATACACTTGACAAAAAAGCATACGGTAATAGCGTCTTCCGGCCCCTAATTGATGAATTGAAAGACCTTGAAATTAACCCCttaaaaatatctaataaacaggtttttttttgtccttGTTTCTTGTATAGGTGATAATTTAGGACTTAATTCCATGCTTGGCTTCACTGAAAGTTTTTCTTGTAACTTTTTTTGCAGAATATGCAAAATGCAGAAGAGCGATGCACAAACTGCCATTACAGAAAATCCTTTCTTGATTAGAAATCCAAAAAATTATGCAGATGATTTGAAAAAACATGACGTTAAAAAAACTGGTATTTTATCATCATGTATTTTCAATGAACTTCGCAATTTCCATGTTTGCCGAAATTTTAGTGTTGATTTACTTCATGATCTTTACGAGGGTATTTGTGGTTTTGAAACAGCATTTATATTgcattcatttattaaaaattcaaaatatttcactttagaaatattaaataatagaaTTATAGGGTTCTTTTATGGGCGTTTCGAAGGTTTAAACAAACCTCAAGAGCTCAGTatggataatttaaaaaatcataagcTAAGATATTCAGCTTCAGAACTAATATGGTTTATGAAATACCTGCCACTTATTATTTCAGACTTGGTGCCTGAATCCGacattttatggattttttttttaattttaaaagaaataatagaaTTACTATTTTTAGAAAGCATTGACGAACAAATTATTAGTTGCttggaaaatttaataagaaagcATCACACTTTATATTTAACTCACTTTAAAATGCCACTCAGGCCAAAGCATCACTTTCTTACTCATTATCCATTCATAATGCGAAAATTTGGCCCGTTGAAACAATTTTGGGTTATGCGACACGAAGCAAAgcataaagaattaaaacaaattgcaaATTCTACACGATCTCGAATAAATATTTGCCATACAATTGCGGAACGGATTCAGCTATCATTTTTCCAAAGTAAATTTCaaaacgattttgaaaataagatcaTTTCTGGAAAAGAAATCAAATGTTTTAACCCtttcaacaatatttctgtTTATATTGCTCAGTTGAAAAACTTAGACAGCAACACTAAGTTTTGTAAGTGGACAGCAATTTgtgatataaaaattaaaataggaatgGTAATAGAATTTAATAACATTGATAATATTCCATGCTTTGGGCTTGTAGAATTGATAGGTATAGTGCGcgaagcaaatattttctgcATTTGCAAGCTactgaaaacaatgttttttgataGGCACAATTATGCATTCTTGGTGGAAAAaacgaatttatttaaaattattgagtttaaattaaatgtaacaAATATACGTTCTATAATTTTATCTGATCGGGAATTATATGTTACTTaactaatttaaatgtaattccACCCTCTATCACGTTAACCTAcgcttttataagaaatatttattgcTTATTCTAAATAAGATTCTCTTATATAAATTTCCTACCTTATAATCAGATAGAGGACGAATGTCCCTTAACGTATGCTTGCATAcggtttcaatttaaaaattacattacttgtataaattcatttttttctttaaatcaaaaaaaaaaaa
This window of the Eupeodes corollae chromosome 3, idEupCoro1.1, whole genome shotgun sequence genome carries:
- the LOC129949003 gene encoding uncharacterized protein LOC129949003; protein product: MKDTKRRASGKLWERLQTFKKTIRRSKALSIQHSDSTPTIKTSEIEKINEKLQFLYNYLEPYDKIVEFWNDTVEARAELFKPESNLTIGSYVDKFPILKSAEGYKLYKIDFDHYYKDKSNNLLHKWTEINTKLINIAEKKNKPEIKNLLTFKSNIIGFFLLPYLLSTPVLGKRKLTQTKRSTKLESADSFFIFVSCSSRIQEKLVEVRRLLQVNKQTLQPTVILVGENKADITEAYLAIDDSLYNCEGPIEAIDACFKSYTALNAKFPESAHHIWMLIQKYIYNISTVHDKNYTTVNSLISDLT